In the Alphaproteobacteria bacterium genome, GATTGATTCAGGCCCCGTCTTCGCGCGATGATATGGACATCGAGAATCGGAAGGGGGAGCCGATGAAGTCCTCGACCATGACCGGTATTGCCGCCGTCGCGTTTGGCTGCGGTCTCGTCGCGTTGTTGATCGCGCTGTATCGCGGGACCGGGATCCATAGTCCGTTCCTCTGGATCGGGCTGGTGCTGCTGGTTGCAACAGTCGTGTGCTGGCTTGCCGCTGCGCGCACGCAGAGCGCACAAAACTAGGCGGCGTTCAGTTCACGTCCATCTGCAGCGTCTCGCGGGCGATGATCTCGCCGAACTTGGCGATCTCCGCCTGCACGAAGGCTGTGTATTGCTCGGGCGTCGTATAATCCGCGATCGCGCCAAGGTCCTTGACGCGCTGCGTCATGTCGTCGCGCGCGAGCAGGGCCCTGACCTCGGCGTTCAGCGCGTCGACCACCGGCCGCGGTCCGCCGCCCGGCAGGAAAACACCGAACCACGACGATACGTCGAACTTCGCAAGCTCGGACGCGCTCTCCCGCATGGTTGGAATATCGGGTGAGAGCGGGGTGCGCTCCGGCATCGTCGTGGCAAGGCCGGTGAGCTTTCCTTCGCGAACCTGCGGCAGCGACGGAAACAAATTGTCGAACAGGATTTGCACCTGGCCCCCGAGCGCGGCCGTCAGCGCAGGGCCGGCGCCGCGGAACGGCACATGCGCCATCTTCAGCCCGGTGAGCTGCAGGAACCAGGCTGCGGTCAGGTGCGGGCTCTGTCCGGTCCCGGAAGTCGCGTAGCTCACCGACTCGGGGTTCTTTTTGAGATACTCGATCAGCTCGGGGATCGATTTCACCGGCACGGACGGGTGCGCCGAGACGATGTTGCTGGTGCGGATCATGTTGCTGACCGGCTGCAACTGATCCGGCTTGTAGGCGATGTTGCGGAAGATGCGGTAGGCGATCGCATTCGGGCCCGGGTTGCCGATCATGATGGTGTGGCCGTCGGGCTTCTGGCGCACGAAGTCGGTCATCGCGATCGTGCCGCCACCGCCGGACTTGTTCTCCACCACGGTGGACTGGCCCCAGGCGACCTGGAGATGCTGCGCAAGCAGCCGTCCCATCACGTCGGTCGTGCCGCCGGGTGCCGCCGGCACGATGATGCGGACTGTCTCGGTCGGCCTCCATTCGGCCTGAGCAAGGCGGGGCAGGGCGGCCGCGGCGATTCGCGCCCGAGACAAGCGTGCGACGGGTCAGCTTGACGGTCATGGAGCGTTTCATCCCTCGGCGATTTTGTCCGGGATCATCGCGAGGCGGACGAAGCGGAGCAAGCGCACGACGTGCACACCCCGCATGCACCAGTGTGGCGGTTCAGAAGTCCGCAACAAACTTGCGGCGAGTCCACAATGCGGACTTCTGAACCCAAGCCACACTGGAGCCAATAAATCGCTCGTGTCCTTTCGATTCCGAAGTTCGCATAGGAGGTTGCCGGTCGATGAGACGAACGTCGGAATCGGGACACTAGCTATTTGCCGCCGAAAATCTTGAACACGTAGGTCAGGTAGGACAGTTCCTGGCCGCTCGTTGGCGTCTTGCGGCTGATGAAGTCGAAAATCTTGCCGTCCTGCAGGCCGTAATTCGCGATCCGCTCCACGCGGCGGTTCTTGTCGAAATAGATGGCGACCACGCGCTGATCGACGACCTTCTCGGGCAGAAACGATACCTGCTCGGTGCGCGCCGAGATGTAATAGAAGACTTCGCCGCTCACGGTCGCGACCGTCGAGGGCGTGCCGAGCGAAATCAGCACCTGCTCCTGCGGTGCGCCGAGCGGGATCTGCTCGAGGGCGCCCTCCGCGAGCACGTAGCCGCGCTGGTAGTTTTGGGTGAAGCAGCCGCCGAGCGTCAGCCCAAACGCCAGCGCAACCCCAGCCGCCATTGCTCGTGAGCGGAACCCCATGCGAACCCGGTCTTGCACCTGTTTGGCGCTTGACGTACTCCGCGCAGGCTCGAATTGCAATCCAGCCACTCGGGT is a window encoding:
- the bamE gene encoding outer membrane protein assembly factor BamE translates to MAAGVALAFGLTLGGCFTQNYQRGYVLAEGALEQIPLGAPQEQVLISLGTPSTVATVSGEVFYYISARTEQVSFLPEKVVDQRVVAIYFDKNRRVERIANYGLQDGKIFDFISRKTPTSGQELSYLTYVFKIFGGK
- a CDS encoding tripartite tricarboxylate transporter substrate binding protein, with amino-acid sequence MPAAPGGTTDVMGRLLAQHLQVAWGQSTVVENKSGGGGTIAMTDFVRQKPDGHTIMIGNPGPNAIAYRIFRNIAYKPDQLQPVSNMIRTSNIVSAHPSVPVKSIPELIEYLKKNPESVSYATSGTGQSPHLTAAWFLQLTGLKMAHVPFRGAGPALTAALGGQVQILFDNLFPSLPQVREGKLTGLATTMPERTPLSPDIPTMRESASELAKFDVSSWFGVFLPGGGPRPVVDALNAEVRALLARDDMTQRVKDLGAIADYTTPEQYTAFVQAEIAKFGEIIARETLQMDVN